In Brassica rapa cultivar Chiifu-401-42 chromosome A06, CAAS_Brap_v3.01, whole genome shotgun sequence, a single window of DNA contains:
- the LOC103873636 gene encoding brefeldin A-inhibited guanine nucleotide-exchange protein 5 isoform X1 has translation MAAGGFVSRAFETMLKESGGKKFPDLQKAIQAYQDGSKVVTQAASSSIDERSQAEGEGAKTGGEADEPQKVPSGEVAEQASQSKSGTINISLANAGHTLGGAEVELVLKPLRLAFETKNLKIFDAALDCLHKLIAYDHLEGDPGLDGGKNSAPFTEILNMVCSCIDNSSPDSTVLQVLKVLLTAVASGKFKVHGEPLLGVIRVCYNIALNSKSPINQATSKAMLTQMISIVFRRMETDIVSSSSSVSQEEHVSGDSSSLKTEEIIAADQSEKEMTLGDALTQAKDTTLASVEELHTLVGGADIKGLEAALDKAVHLEDGKKIKRGIELESMSIGQRDALLVFRTLCKMGMKEDSDEVTTKTRILSLELLQGMLEGVSHSFTKNFHFIDSVKAYLSYALLRASVSQSSVIFQYASGIFSVLLLRFRDSLKGEIGIFFPIIVLRSLDNSECPNDQKMGVLRMLEKVCKDPQMLVDVYVNYDCDLEAPNLFERMVTTLSKIAQGTQSADPNPAMASQTASVKGSSLQCLVNVLKSLVDWEKIRKEAENSTRHVNEDSDSAREPIETKSREDVPSNFEKAKAHKSTMEAAISEFNRNSVKGIEYLIANKLVERNPASVAQFLRSTSTLKKVMIGDYLGQHEEFPLAVMHAYVDSMKFSEMKFHTAIREFLKGFRLPGEAQKIDRIMEKFAERYCADNPGLFKNADTAYVLAYAVIMLNTDAHNPMVWPKMSKSDFIRMNATTDPEDCAPTELLEEIYDSIVKEEIKLKDDDSSIRKINSQRPGGEGGLVSILNLGLPKRISAADAKSETEDIVRKTQEIFRKDGVKRGVFHTVEQVDIIRPMVEAVGWPLLAAFSVTMEVGDNKPRILLCMEGFKAGIHIAFVLGMDTMRYAFLTSLVRFTFLHAPKEMRSKNVEALRILLALCDSEPDTLQDTWNAVLECVSRLEFIVSTPGITATVMHGSNQISRDGVVQSLKELAGRPAEQVFVNSVKLPSESVVEFFTALCGVSAEELKQSPARVFSLQKLVEISYYNIARIRMVWARIWSVLAEHFVSAGSHHDEKIAMYAIDSLRQLGMKYLERAELTNFTFQNDILKPFVIIMRNTQSQTIRSLIVDCIVQMIKSKVGSIKSGWRSVFMIFTAAADDDVESIVEKSFENVEQVILEHFDQVIGDCFMDCVNCLIRFANNKASDRISLKAIALLRICEDRLAEGLIPGGVLKPVNTNEDETFDVTEHYWYPMLAGLSDLTSDFRPEVRNCALEVLFDLLNERGKKFSTPFWESIFHRILFPIFDHVSHAGKDGLVSSGDVQFRETSIHSLQLLCNLFNTFYKEVCFMLPPLLSLLLDCAKKSDQTVVSISLGALVHLIEVGGHQFSEGDWDMLLKSIRDASYTTQPLELLNDLGFDNPNKNLVVTGDIEADATDSPRVDHNPDENGKGSAQASPRVGIHGASQESGIQPKDDGSEGRPSSSGRSQKEGDDPIIQRSQTFGQRFMDNLFLRNLTSQPKSSAAEVSVPSSPHKQVDPAEPDNREEESPALGTIRGKCITQLLLLGAINSIQKKYWSNLKTAQKIAIMDILFSFIEFAASYNSYSNLRTRMIHISAERPPLNLLRQELEGTNIYMDVLHKTTTGLGDAASDTEDKLEGAAEGKLVSFCEQVLKETSDLQSSLGESTNMDVHRVLELRSPVIVKVLEGMCFMNNKIFRKHMREFYPLLTRLVCCEQMDIRGALANLFTAQLKPLLQQ, from the exons ATGGCGGCGGGTGGATTTGTGAGCCGAGCGTTCGAGACGATGCTCAAGGAATCTGGGGGCAAGAAGTTTCCTGATCTCCAGAAAGCCATTCAAGCCTATCAAG ATGGTTCCAAGGTTGTTACACAGGCTGCATCCTCGAGCATAGATGAGAG ATCACAAGCTGAAGGTGAAGGTGCAAAAACTGGAGGAGAAGCAGATGAACCGCAAAAAGTCCCGAGTGGTGAAGTGGCCGAGCAGGCCAGCCAGTCAAAAAGCGGGACTATCAACATTTCCTTAGCAAATGCTGGACACACATTAGGGGGAGCTGAAGTGGAGCTTGTTCTGAAGCCTCTACGCCTTGCATTTGAGACAAAGAACTTGAAGATTTTTGATGCTGCTTTGGACTGTCTTCAT AAACTCATTGCCTACGATCATTTGGAGGGTGATCCGGGTTTGGATGGCGGGAAGAATTCTGCACCTTTCACCGAAATTCTAAACATGGTTTGCAGCTGTATTGATAATTCATCGCCAGATAG CACTGTACTTCAAGTGCTGAAGGTTCTTCTTACAGCTGTTGCTTCAGGAAAGTTCAAAG TACACGGGGAACCATTGCTGGGAGTTATTCGAGTTTGCTATAATATTGCTCTAAACAG CAAGAGCCCAATAAACCAAGCAACATCTAAAGCAATGTTGACTCAGATGATAAGCATTGTATTCCGGAGAATGGAGACTGACATT GTTTCCTCATCATCTTCAGTTTCTCAGGAAGAACATGTTTCAGGCGACAGTTCAAGCCTTAAAACTGAAGAAATTATTGCAGCTGACCAAAGTGAGAAAGAAATGACATTAGGCGATGCACTCACTCAAGCAAAAGACACAACTCTGGCTTCTGTTGAAGAGTTGCATACCCTTGTGGGCGGTGCTGATATTAAG GGTTTAGAAGCCGCCCTTGACAAAGCTGTGCATCTTGAAGATGGCAAGAAGATAAAACG GGGCATCGAGCTAGAGAGCATGAGTATTGGACAGCGTGATGCATTGCTAGTTTTCCGTACCCTTTGCAAG ATGGGCATGAAAGAAGATAGTGACGAAGTCACAACCAAGACCCGTATATTGTCTCTTGAACTTCTTCAG GGTATGCTAGAAGGAGTTAGTCATTCGTTTACGAAGAACTTTCACTTTATTGATTCGGTGAAAGCGTACCTCTCATATGCATTGTTACGAGCTTCAGTTTCCCAGTCTTCTGTCATATTTCAG TATGCATCTGGTATATTCTCCGTGCTTTTACTTCGGTTCAGAGATAGTTTAAAA GGTGAAATTGGTATCTTTTTCCCCATCATCGTCTTACGATCATTAGATAACTCAGAGTGTCCCAATGACCAAAAGATGGGTGTTCTTAG gATGCTTGAAAAAGTCTGTAAAGATCCTCAGATGCTTGTTGATGTCTATGTAAACTATGATTGTGATCTAGAGGCCCCGAACTTGTTTGAACGCATG gTAACAACACTCTCCAAAATTGCTCAAGGTACTCAAAGTGCTGATCCCAATCCTGCCATGGCTTCGCAGACAGCTTCAGTTAAAGGTTCATCCCTTCAG TGCCTGGTGAACGTTCTTAAATCACTTGTTGATTGGGAGAAAATAAGGAAAGAGGCAGAAAATAGTACAAGACATGTAAACGAGGACTCTGATTCTGCTAGGGAGCCAATTGAAACCAAAAGCAGGGAAGATGTGCCAAGCAACTTTGAGAAGGCTAAAGCTCATAAATCCACAATGGAGGCGGCTATCTCCGAG TTCAACAGGAATTCAGTGAAGGGTATAGAATACCTAATAGCAAACAAGTTGGTCGAAAGGAATCCTGCTTCAGTTGCTCAGTTTCTAAGAAGTACTTCGACTTTAAAGAAG GTCATGATTGGCGATTACCTGGGCCAACACGAGGAGTTTCCTCTTGCTGTTATGCATGCCTATGTTGATTCAATGAAATTTTCAGAAATGAAGTTTCATACAGCTATTCGTGAATTTCTCAAAGGTTTCAGACTTCCTGGAGAGGCTCAAAAAATTGATCGCATTATGGAAAAGTTTGCAGAGAG ATATTGCGCAGACAATCCGGGTCTTTTCAAGAATGCAGATACTGCCTATGTTCTAGCCTATGCAGTTATCATGTTAAATACAGATGCGCATAATCCAATGGTTTGGCCTAAAATGTCAAAATCTGATTTTATACGTATGAATGCTACAACTGATCCCGAAGATTGTGCTCCAACTGAACTTCTCGAagagatatatgattctattgtAAAAGAAGAGATAAAACTCAAAGATGATGACAGCAGCATAAGGAAAATCAACAGTCAAAGGCCAGGAGGAGAAGGTGGTCTTGTCAGTATTCTTAATCTGGGTTTGCCAAAACGAATATCAGCAGCCGATGCTAAGTCTGAGACTGAGGATATTGTTAGGAAAACACAGGAAATTTTCCGAAAGGATGGAGTGAAAAGAGGAGTCTTCCACACTGTAGAGCAAGTGGACATAATAAGGCCCATGGTTGAAGCTGTTGGCTGGCCTCTGCTTGCTGCTTTCTCCGTTACAATGGAAGTAGGTGATAACAAACCAAGAATTCTTCTCTGCATGGAAGGATTTAAAGCTGGCATACATATTGCTTTTGTTCTTGGAATGGATACAATGCGCTATGCCTTTCTAACATCGCTTGTCAG GTTCACGTTCTTGCATGCTCCGAAAGAAATGAGGAGCAAAAATGTTGAAGCATTGAGGATATTACTGGCTCTGTGTGACTCAGAACCTGATACCCTTCAAGATACCTGGAATGCAGTTCTAGAATGTGTTTCTCGGCTTGAATTCATTGTTTCTACTCCTGGGATTACTGCAACAGTAATGCACGGATCAAACCAGATATCCAGGGATGGGGTTGTTCAATCATTGAAGGAATTAGCGGGAAGACCGGCTGAACAAGTTTTTGTAAACAGTGTGAAGCTGCCCAGCGAATCTGTTGTGGAATTCTTTACTGCTTTATGTGGTGTTTCAGCGGAAGAACTGAAACAGTCTCCTGCCCGGGTTTTCAGCTTGCAGAAACTCGTTGAGATCAGTTACTACAATATAGCTCGTATTCGAATG GTCTGGGCAAGAATATGGTCTGTCCTTGCAGAACATTTCGTATCTGCTGGTAGCCATCATGATGAAAAGATTGCAATGTATGCCATAGATTCTCTTAGACAGCTCGGGATGAAGTATTTGGAGCGTGCTGAGCTCACCAATTTTACCTTTCAAAATGATATTCTCAAACCGTTCGTTATTATCATGCGGAATACTCAAAGTCAGACCATAAGAAGCCTAATTGTTGACTGCATCGTTCAG ATGATCAAATCTAAAGTTGGAAGTATAAAATCGGGTTGGAGGAGTGTTTTTATGATATTTACAGCAGCTGCAGATGACGATGTTGAATCCATAGTTGAAAAATCATTTGAGAATGTGGAGCAAG TTATTCTGGAACACTTTGACCAGGTGATCGGTGACTGCTTCATGGATTGCGTCAACTGTCTCATCCGGTTTGCCAATAACAAAGCTTCAGACAGGATAAGCCTGAAAGCTATTGCCCTTCTCAGAATATGCGAGGATCGGCTTGCAGAG GGACTTATACCGGGTGGTGTTCTCAAGCCTGTCAATACCAATGAGGATGAAACTTTTGATGTGACAGAGCATTACTGGTATCCGATGCTTGCTGGTTTATCTGATCTCACGTCAGATTTTAGACCTGAAGTTAGAAACTGCGCTCTGGAGGTGTTGTTTGATTTGCTGAATGAAAGAGGCAAAAAGTTCTCCACGCCTTTCTGGGAGAGCATCTTCCATCGCATCTTGTTTCCAATTTTTGATCATGTGAGTCATGCTGGAAAGGACGGCTTAGTATCGTCGGGGGATGTTCAATTTCGTGAAACAAGCATTCATTCCCTTCAGCTTCTCTGTAATCTCTTTAATACATTCTACAAG GAAGTTTGTTTTATGCTGCCTCCACTTTTAAGCTTGCTCCTAGACTGTGCGAAGAAATCAGATCAGACAGTTGTTTCAATTTCATTAGGAGCACTGGTTCACCTTATAGAGGTTGGAGGTCACCAATTTAGTGAGGGCGACTGGGATATGCTCTTGAAAAGCATAAG AGATGCATCATACACAACTCAACCGCTGGAGCTATTAAATGATTTGGGTTTTGACAATCCGAATAAGAACCTGGTTGTGACTGGAGATATAGAGGCTGATGCCACTGATTCTCCCCGAGTTGATCATAATCCGGATGAGAATGGGAAAGGCTCCGCCCAGGCATCTCCAAGGGTTGGCATTCATGGAGCTTCTCAAGAATCTGGGATACAGCCCAAGGATGATGGTTCTGAAG GTCGTCCATCGTCATCTGGAAGGTCACAAAAGGAAGGGGATGATCCGATTATCCAGCGGAGTCAGACTTTTGGCCAAAGATTTATGGACAATCTCTTTCTCAGGAATCTCACATCTCAACCAAAGAGCTCTGCTGCAGAGGTGTCTGTACCCTCTTCTCCACATAAG CAGGTGGATCCTGCAGAGCCAGAcaacagagaagaagagagcCCAGCTCTTGGAACTATTAGAGGCAAATGCATCACACAATTACTACTACTTGGTGCTATCAACAGTATCCAG AAAAAATACTGGAGTAATTTGAAAACAGCACAGAAGATTGCGATCATGGACATCTTATTCTCTTTCATAGAATTCGCTGCTTCCTACAATTCATATTCTAACCTTAGAACACGAATGATTCACATTTCCGCGGAAAG GCCACCTCTAAACCTTCTCCGACAAGAGCTGGAAGGAACCAACATATATATGGATGTCTTACATAAGACTACAACTGGGCTTGGGGATGCTGCATCCGACACGGAAGATAAACTCGAAGGTGCAGCTGAAGGAAAGCTGGTGTCGTTCTGTGAACAGGTGCTGAAAGAAACATCTGATCTCCAGTCCTCTTTGGGGGAGTCTACGAACATGGATGTTCACCGGGTACTTGAGCTACGTTCTCCCGTGATTGTCAAg GTTCTGGAAGGAATGTGCTTCATGAACAACAAAATATTCAGGAAACACATGAGAGAGTTCTACCCTCTGCTCACGAGGCTTGTTTGCTGTGAACAG ATGGACATACGAGGTGCATTAGCCAACCTTTTCACAGCACAATTGAAGCCTCTTTTGCAACAGTAA
- the LOC103873636 gene encoding brefeldin A-inhibited guanine nucleotide-exchange protein 5 isoform X2, whose amino-acid sequence MAAGGFVSRAFETMLKESGGKKFPDLQKAIQAYQDGSKVVTQAASSSIDERSQAEGEGAKTGGEADEPQKVPSGEVAEQASQSKSGTINISLANAGHTLGGAEVELVLKPLRLAFETKNLKIFDAALDCLHKLIAYDHLEGDPGLDGGKNSAPFTEILNMVCSCIDNSSPDSTVLQVLKVLLTAVASGKFKVHGEPLLGVIRVCYNIALNSKSPINQATSKAMLTQMISIVFRRMETDIVSSSSSVSQEEHVSGDSSSLKTEEIIAADQSEKEMTLGDALTQAKDTTLASVEELHTLVGGADIKGLEAALDKAVHLEDGKKIKRGIELESMSIGQRDALLVFRTLCKMGMKEDSDEVTTKTRILSLELLQGMLEGVSHSFTKNFHFIDSVKAYLSYALLRASVSQSSVIFQYASGIFSVLLLRFRDSLKGEIGIFFPIIVLRSLDNSECPNDQKMGVLRMLEKVCKDPQMLVDVYVNYDCDLEAPNLFERMVTTLSKIAQGTQSADPNPAMASQTASVKGSSLQCLVNVLKSLVDWEKIRKEAENSTRHVNEDSDSAREPIETKSREDVPSNFEKAKAHKSTMEAAISEFNRNSVKGIEYLIANKLVERNPASVAQFLRSTSTLKKVMIGDYLGQHEEFPLAVMHAYVDSMKFSEMKFHTAIREFLKGFRLPGEAQKIDRIMEKFAERYCADNPGLFKNADTAYVLAYAVIMLNTDAHNPMVWPKMSKSDFIRMNATTDPEDCAPTELLEEIYDSIVKEEIKLKDDDSSIRKINSQRPGGEGGLVSILNLGLPKRISAADAKSETEDIVRKTQEIFRKDGVKRGVFHTVEQVDIIRPMVEAVGWPLLAAFSVTMEVGDNKPRILLCMEGFKAGIHIAFVLGMDTMRYAFLTSLVRFTFLHAPKEMRSKNVEALRILLALCDSEPDTLQDTWNAVLECVSRLEFIVSTPGITATVMHGSNQISRDGVVQSLKELAGRPAEQVFVNSVKLPSESVVEFFTALCGVSAEELKQSPARVFSLQKLVEISYYNIARIRMVWARIWSVLAEHFVSAGSHHDEKIAMYAIDSLRQLGMKYLERAELTNFTFQNDILKPFVIIMRNTQSQTIRSLIVDCIVQMIKSKVGSIKSGWRSVFMIFTAAADDDVESIVEKSFENVEQVILEHFDQVIGDCFMDCVNCLIRFANNKASDRISLKAIALLRICEDRLAEGLIPGGVLKPVNTNEDETFDVTEHYWYPMLAGLSDLTSDFRPEVRNCALEVLFDLLNERGKKFSTPFWESIFHRILFPIFDHVSHAGKDGLVSSGDVQFRETSIHSLQLLCNLFNTFYKEVCFMLPPLLSLLLDCAKKSDQTVVSISLGALVHLIEVGGHQFSEGDWDMLLKSIRDASYTTQPLELLNDLGFDNPNKNLVVTGDIEADATDSPRVDHNPDENGKGSAQASPRVGIHGASQESGIQPKDDGSEGRPSSSGRSQKEGDDPIIQRSQTFGQRFMDNLFLRNLTSQPKSSAAEVSVPSSPHKVDPAEPDNREEESPALGTIRGKCITQLLLLGAINSIQKKYWSNLKTAQKIAIMDILFSFIEFAASYNSYSNLRTRMIHISAERPPLNLLRQELEGTNIYMDVLHKTTTGLGDAASDTEDKLEGAAEGKLVSFCEQVLKETSDLQSSLGESTNMDVHRVLELRSPVIVKVLEGMCFMNNKIFRKHMREFYPLLTRLVCCEQMDIRGALANLFTAQLKPLLQQ is encoded by the exons ATGGCGGCGGGTGGATTTGTGAGCCGAGCGTTCGAGACGATGCTCAAGGAATCTGGGGGCAAGAAGTTTCCTGATCTCCAGAAAGCCATTCAAGCCTATCAAG ATGGTTCCAAGGTTGTTACACAGGCTGCATCCTCGAGCATAGATGAGAG ATCACAAGCTGAAGGTGAAGGTGCAAAAACTGGAGGAGAAGCAGATGAACCGCAAAAAGTCCCGAGTGGTGAAGTGGCCGAGCAGGCCAGCCAGTCAAAAAGCGGGACTATCAACATTTCCTTAGCAAATGCTGGACACACATTAGGGGGAGCTGAAGTGGAGCTTGTTCTGAAGCCTCTACGCCTTGCATTTGAGACAAAGAACTTGAAGATTTTTGATGCTGCTTTGGACTGTCTTCAT AAACTCATTGCCTACGATCATTTGGAGGGTGATCCGGGTTTGGATGGCGGGAAGAATTCTGCACCTTTCACCGAAATTCTAAACATGGTTTGCAGCTGTATTGATAATTCATCGCCAGATAG CACTGTACTTCAAGTGCTGAAGGTTCTTCTTACAGCTGTTGCTTCAGGAAAGTTCAAAG TACACGGGGAACCATTGCTGGGAGTTATTCGAGTTTGCTATAATATTGCTCTAAACAG CAAGAGCCCAATAAACCAAGCAACATCTAAAGCAATGTTGACTCAGATGATAAGCATTGTATTCCGGAGAATGGAGACTGACATT GTTTCCTCATCATCTTCAGTTTCTCAGGAAGAACATGTTTCAGGCGACAGTTCAAGCCTTAAAACTGAAGAAATTATTGCAGCTGACCAAAGTGAGAAAGAAATGACATTAGGCGATGCACTCACTCAAGCAAAAGACACAACTCTGGCTTCTGTTGAAGAGTTGCATACCCTTGTGGGCGGTGCTGATATTAAG GGTTTAGAAGCCGCCCTTGACAAAGCTGTGCATCTTGAAGATGGCAAGAAGATAAAACG GGGCATCGAGCTAGAGAGCATGAGTATTGGACAGCGTGATGCATTGCTAGTTTTCCGTACCCTTTGCAAG ATGGGCATGAAAGAAGATAGTGACGAAGTCACAACCAAGACCCGTATATTGTCTCTTGAACTTCTTCAG GGTATGCTAGAAGGAGTTAGTCATTCGTTTACGAAGAACTTTCACTTTATTGATTCGGTGAAAGCGTACCTCTCATATGCATTGTTACGAGCTTCAGTTTCCCAGTCTTCTGTCATATTTCAG TATGCATCTGGTATATTCTCCGTGCTTTTACTTCGGTTCAGAGATAGTTTAAAA GGTGAAATTGGTATCTTTTTCCCCATCATCGTCTTACGATCATTAGATAACTCAGAGTGTCCCAATGACCAAAAGATGGGTGTTCTTAG gATGCTTGAAAAAGTCTGTAAAGATCCTCAGATGCTTGTTGATGTCTATGTAAACTATGATTGTGATCTAGAGGCCCCGAACTTGTTTGAACGCATG gTAACAACACTCTCCAAAATTGCTCAAGGTACTCAAAGTGCTGATCCCAATCCTGCCATGGCTTCGCAGACAGCTTCAGTTAAAGGTTCATCCCTTCAG TGCCTGGTGAACGTTCTTAAATCACTTGTTGATTGGGAGAAAATAAGGAAAGAGGCAGAAAATAGTACAAGACATGTAAACGAGGACTCTGATTCTGCTAGGGAGCCAATTGAAACCAAAAGCAGGGAAGATGTGCCAAGCAACTTTGAGAAGGCTAAAGCTCATAAATCCACAATGGAGGCGGCTATCTCCGAG TTCAACAGGAATTCAGTGAAGGGTATAGAATACCTAATAGCAAACAAGTTGGTCGAAAGGAATCCTGCTTCAGTTGCTCAGTTTCTAAGAAGTACTTCGACTTTAAAGAAG GTCATGATTGGCGATTACCTGGGCCAACACGAGGAGTTTCCTCTTGCTGTTATGCATGCCTATGTTGATTCAATGAAATTTTCAGAAATGAAGTTTCATACAGCTATTCGTGAATTTCTCAAAGGTTTCAGACTTCCTGGAGAGGCTCAAAAAATTGATCGCATTATGGAAAAGTTTGCAGAGAG ATATTGCGCAGACAATCCGGGTCTTTTCAAGAATGCAGATACTGCCTATGTTCTAGCCTATGCAGTTATCATGTTAAATACAGATGCGCATAATCCAATGGTTTGGCCTAAAATGTCAAAATCTGATTTTATACGTATGAATGCTACAACTGATCCCGAAGATTGTGCTCCAACTGAACTTCTCGAagagatatatgattctattgtAAAAGAAGAGATAAAACTCAAAGATGATGACAGCAGCATAAGGAAAATCAACAGTCAAAGGCCAGGAGGAGAAGGTGGTCTTGTCAGTATTCTTAATCTGGGTTTGCCAAAACGAATATCAGCAGCCGATGCTAAGTCTGAGACTGAGGATATTGTTAGGAAAACACAGGAAATTTTCCGAAAGGATGGAGTGAAAAGAGGAGTCTTCCACACTGTAGAGCAAGTGGACATAATAAGGCCCATGGTTGAAGCTGTTGGCTGGCCTCTGCTTGCTGCTTTCTCCGTTACAATGGAAGTAGGTGATAACAAACCAAGAATTCTTCTCTGCATGGAAGGATTTAAAGCTGGCATACATATTGCTTTTGTTCTTGGAATGGATACAATGCGCTATGCCTTTCTAACATCGCTTGTCAG GTTCACGTTCTTGCATGCTCCGAAAGAAATGAGGAGCAAAAATGTTGAAGCATTGAGGATATTACTGGCTCTGTGTGACTCAGAACCTGATACCCTTCAAGATACCTGGAATGCAGTTCTAGAATGTGTTTCTCGGCTTGAATTCATTGTTTCTACTCCTGGGATTACTGCAACAGTAATGCACGGATCAAACCAGATATCCAGGGATGGGGTTGTTCAATCATTGAAGGAATTAGCGGGAAGACCGGCTGAACAAGTTTTTGTAAACAGTGTGAAGCTGCCCAGCGAATCTGTTGTGGAATTCTTTACTGCTTTATGTGGTGTTTCAGCGGAAGAACTGAAACAGTCTCCTGCCCGGGTTTTCAGCTTGCAGAAACTCGTTGAGATCAGTTACTACAATATAGCTCGTATTCGAATG GTCTGGGCAAGAATATGGTCTGTCCTTGCAGAACATTTCGTATCTGCTGGTAGCCATCATGATGAAAAGATTGCAATGTATGCCATAGATTCTCTTAGACAGCTCGGGATGAAGTATTTGGAGCGTGCTGAGCTCACCAATTTTACCTTTCAAAATGATATTCTCAAACCGTTCGTTATTATCATGCGGAATACTCAAAGTCAGACCATAAGAAGCCTAATTGTTGACTGCATCGTTCAG ATGATCAAATCTAAAGTTGGAAGTATAAAATCGGGTTGGAGGAGTGTTTTTATGATATTTACAGCAGCTGCAGATGACGATGTTGAATCCATAGTTGAAAAATCATTTGAGAATGTGGAGCAAG TTATTCTGGAACACTTTGACCAGGTGATCGGTGACTGCTTCATGGATTGCGTCAACTGTCTCATCCGGTTTGCCAATAACAAAGCTTCAGACAGGATAAGCCTGAAAGCTATTGCCCTTCTCAGAATATGCGAGGATCGGCTTGCAGAG GGACTTATACCGGGTGGTGTTCTCAAGCCTGTCAATACCAATGAGGATGAAACTTTTGATGTGACAGAGCATTACTGGTATCCGATGCTTGCTGGTTTATCTGATCTCACGTCAGATTTTAGACCTGAAGTTAGAAACTGCGCTCTGGAGGTGTTGTTTGATTTGCTGAATGAAAGAGGCAAAAAGTTCTCCACGCCTTTCTGGGAGAGCATCTTCCATCGCATCTTGTTTCCAATTTTTGATCATGTGAGTCATGCTGGAAAGGACGGCTTAGTATCGTCGGGGGATGTTCAATTTCGTGAAACAAGCATTCATTCCCTTCAGCTTCTCTGTAATCTCTTTAATACATTCTACAAG GAAGTTTGTTTTATGCTGCCTCCACTTTTAAGCTTGCTCCTAGACTGTGCGAAGAAATCAGATCAGACAGTTGTTTCAATTTCATTAGGAGCACTGGTTCACCTTATAGAGGTTGGAGGTCACCAATTTAGTGAGGGCGACTGGGATATGCTCTTGAAAAGCATAAG AGATGCATCATACACAACTCAACCGCTGGAGCTATTAAATGATTTGGGTTTTGACAATCCGAATAAGAACCTGGTTGTGACTGGAGATATAGAGGCTGATGCCACTGATTCTCCCCGAGTTGATCATAATCCGGATGAGAATGGGAAAGGCTCCGCCCAGGCATCTCCAAGGGTTGGCATTCATGGAGCTTCTCAAGAATCTGGGATACAGCCCAAGGATGATGGTTCTGAAG GTCGTCCATCGTCATCTGGAAGGTCACAAAAGGAAGGGGATGATCCGATTATCCAGCGGAGTCAGACTTTTGGCCAAAGATTTATGGACAATCTCTTTCTCAGGAATCTCACATCTCAACCAAAGAGCTCTGCTGCAGAGGTGTCTGTACCCTCTTCTCCACATAAG GTGGATCCTGCAGAGCCAGAcaacagagaagaagagagcCCAGCTCTTGGAACTATTAGAGGCAAATGCATCACACAATTACTACTACTTGGTGCTATCAACAGTATCCAG AAAAAATACTGGAGTAATTTGAAAACAGCACAGAAGATTGCGATCATGGACATCTTATTCTCTTTCATAGAATTCGCTGCTTCCTACAATTCATATTCTAACCTTAGAACACGAATGATTCACATTTCCGCGGAAAG GCCACCTCTAAACCTTCTCCGACAAGAGCTGGAAGGAACCAACATATATATGGATGTCTTACATAAGACTACAACTGGGCTTGGGGATGCTGCATCCGACACGGAAGATAAACTCGAAGGTGCAGCTGAAGGAAAGCTGGTGTCGTTCTGTGAACAGGTGCTGAAAGAAACATCTGATCTCCAGTCCTCTTTGGGGGAGTCTACGAACATGGATGTTCACCGGGTACTTGAGCTACGTTCTCCCGTGATTGTCAAg GTTCTGGAAGGAATGTGCTTCATGAACAACAAAATATTCAGGAAACACATGAGAGAGTTCTACCCTCTGCTCACGAGGCTTGTTTGCTGTGAACAG ATGGACATACGAGGTGCATTAGCCAACCTTTTCACAGCACAATTGAAGCCTCTTTTGCAACAGTAA